In Hyla sarda isolate aHylSar1 chromosome 9, aHylSar1.hap1, whole genome shotgun sequence, the following proteins share a genomic window:
- the FAM120C gene encoding constitutive coactivator of PPAR-gamma-like protein 2 isoform X2, with protein MGVQGFQEFLEKRCPGAVVPVDLLKLARTVARQQHRAGLSPGGYPPAPPPPPPPQPPSPAAPPPPPPCRVLVDADSALQRLYGGYQTDWVCGGQWNAMLGYLAALSQACLHQGGLELVAMFNGTLAKERLPEWARRAQGERQTAQLIVSHVGNKGTPPPRAWFLPPACLAHCIRLAMIRFRVKVFQSLEDHHLEVVSFFRENGFHGLIAHDSEYALCNIPSYYSSHALKLSWNGKNLTTNQFLMQEVAKQLGLKMSNFPIFAALLGNHILPDEDLAAFHWSLLGPDHPLASLKVRAHQLVLPPCDVVIKAVSEYVATIKDSSNLDAVGKEIFRHSQSRTEDKIERFKKAVEYYSVATKQRPPPLNPSPYVVAGYGPNQFGVPPLPHNQMGGVHVGKPMFGHHQMPAKLQYHQHHPFPPGPNSGFMFPPHHMGEFSHFHDDNFLKGGPFSGWSLPYDTTASKFHNHLTLKPSPSSGQESSPSSSSDEDHNGAASNHVTDNRQHKTNWEESSGDKLSQNWGHQSGGGESGQNMGHNESQIPSLLSMATRNHMDITTPPLPPVAPEVLRVAEHRHRRGLMYPYIYHVLTKGEIKLPVCIEDECNGDLPPSAILFRPARQYVYGVLFSLAETQRRLERLAMRRRLPVDVPPVIIKEWSAYKGKSPQTPELVSALTFREWTCPNLKKLWLGKAVEDKNRRMRAFLACMKSDTPSMLNPANVPTHLLLMCCVLRYMMQWPGGRILLRHELDAFLAQAVSSQLYEPDQLQELKIEKLDTRGVQLAALFMSGVDTALFANDACGQPVPWEHCCPWIYFDGKLFQSKLIRAGREKVPLIELCDGQAEQAAKVEKMRQSILEGINLNRQPPPPLLPPPPFMPPMMPPFYPVPLYPRAMGSMPPPPPGRNRGFSGVHPIPPQGGKLEIAGMVVGQWAGSKPSRGRGAFGMQVVSVGGPGKGRGRDNNNSVNKVTKTNKKVNKQGSIDSRSPSHVNGTSGTTVAEEESSPQTVACALPRECSEPCSNGSTPHFAGMSGDGGDNCRDENVSFDFRKVI; from the exons ATGGGGGTGCAGGGCTTCCAGGAGTTCCTGGAGAAGAGATGCCCGGGGGCCGTGGTGCCCGTTGACCTGTTGAAGTTGGCCCGGACGGTGGCCCGGCAGCAGCACCGCGCGGGCCTGTCACCCGGGGGTTACCCGCCGGCTCCGCCGCCCCCTCCCCCACCGCAGCCCCCCTCCCCGGCGGcgcccccaccccctcctccctgccgGGTGCTGGTGGACGCGGACTCGGCTCTCCAGCGCCTCTATGGCGGCTACCAGACAGACTGGGTGTGCGGGGGCCAATGGAACGCCATGCTGGGCTACCTGGCGGCGCTGTCCCAGGCCTGTCTGCACCAGGGCGGCCTGGAGCTGGTGGCCATGTTCAACGGCACGCTGGCCAAGGAGCGGCTCCCCGAGTGGGCCCGGCGGGCACAGGGCGAGCGCCAGACGGCCCAGCTTATTGTCAGCCACGTTGGAAACAAGGGCACCCCGCCCCCCCGGGCCTGGTTCCTGCCGCCCGCCTGCCTGGCGCACTGCATTCGCCTGGCCATGATCCGGTTCAGAGTGAAG GTGTTTCAGAGTTTGGAGGATCATCACCTGGAAGTGGTGTCCTTCTTCCGGGAGAACGGATTTCACGGCCTCATTGCCCACGACTCTGAATACGCTCTGTGTAACATCCCTTCTTACTACAGCTCTCACGCCCTCAAGCTCAGCTGGAATGGGAAGAATCTCACTACCAACCAGTTTCTAATGCAGGAGGTGGCCAAACAGCTGGGCCTCAAGATGAGCAACTTCCCCATCTTCGCTGCCCTTTTGG GTAATCATATTCTTCCGGATGAAGATTTGGCCGCATTTCATTGGAGTTTGCTGGGACCAGATCATCCTCTCGCTTCACTCAAG GTCCGTGCCCACCAGCTTGTCCTGCCACCTTGTGACGTGGTCATAAAAGCCGTCTCCGAGTATGTGGCAACTATCAAAGACTCCTCCAATCTGGACGCTGTGGGGAAAGAGATATTCAGACACTCACAG tcCAGAACAGAAGATAAGATCGAACGCTTTAAAAAAGCCGTGGAATATTATTCAGTCGCCACCAAGCAACGTCCGCCTCCGCTCAATCCTTCTCCTTACGTTG TTGCAGGATATGGGCCCAACCAGTTCGGAGTCCCTCCTTTACCACACAACCAAATGGGAGGAGTACATGTCGGCAAGCCTATG TTCGGACACCACCAGATGCCTGCTAAGCTGCAGTATCATCAGCACCACCCGTTTCCTCCCGGACCCAACTCCGGGTTCATGTTCCCTCCTCACCACATGGGCGAATTTTCTCACTTCCACGACGATAACTTTCTGAAAGGGGGCCCGTTTTCCGGCTGGTCCCTGCCATATGACACGACCGCTTCCAAGTTCCATAATCACCTGACTTTGAAGCCTTCTCCATCGTCGGGCCAGGAATCGTCACCCTCCTCTTCATCTGATGAAGACCATAATGGCGCCGCATCCAA CCATGTGACGGATAACCGTCAGCATAAGACTAACTGGGAGGAATCTTCTGGTGACAAGCTATCCCAAAACTGGGGCCACCAGTCTGGAGGGGGAGAGTCTGGCCAGAACATGGGGCACAACGAATCGCAGATTCCATCATTGCTGTCCATGGCGACAAGGAACCACATGGACATCACCACTCCACCTCTACCTCCGGTGGCACCCGAAGTCTTACGGGTGGCAGAACATAGACATCGCCGTGGACTCATGTACCCATACATTTACCATGTTCTTACCAAG ggtgaGATTAAACTGCCTGTTTGTATAGAGGATGAGTGCAACGGCGACCTTCCTCCTTCCGCCATTCTCTTCCGCCCAGCCCGACAGTATGTATACGGAGTCCTCTTCAGCCTCGCCGAGACCCAGAGGCGTCTGGAGCGACTAGCAATGCGTCGTCGCCTGCCCGTGGAcg TTCCACCAGTGATCATCAAGGAATGGTCCGCCTATAAAGGAAAGTCTCCTCAAACACCAGAGCTGGTGTCCGCATTGACCTTCAGAGAATGGACCTGTCCAAACTTAAAGAAACTATGGCTCGGCAAAGCTGTAGAAGACAAGAACCGCAGAATGAGAGCGTTCCTGGCATGTATGAAGTCGGACACCCCCAGTATGCTGAATCCTGCCAACGTGCCCACTCACCTCCTACTGATGTGCTGCGTACTGCG ATATATGATGCAGTGGCCTGGAGGAAGGATATTACTGAGACACGAGCTGGATGCGTTCTTAGCCCAAGCTGTATCTTCTCAACTATATGAGCCAGACCAACTTCAAGAGCTCAAG ATTGAAAAGCTGGATACCCGCGGAGTGCAACTTGCAGCTCTCTTCATGAGCGGCGTGGACACTGCACTTTTTGCCAACGATGCCTGTGGCCAGCCGGTCCCTTGGGAGCATTGCTGTCCTTGGATTTACTTCGACGGGAAGCTTTTCCAGAGCAAGCTCATCCGAGCGGGCCGTGAGAAAGTCCCATTAATTGAACTGTGTGATGGCCAG GCAGAGCAGGCAGCCAAAGTGGAGAAGATGAGACAGAGCATCTTGGAGGGGATCAATCTTAATCGCCAACCACCTCCGCCACTTCTTCCGCCGCCACCATTCATGCCCCCTATGATGCCACCGTTTTACCCTGTTCCACTGTATCCTAGAGCCATGGGTTCCATGCCCCCGCCACCACCTGGAAGAAACAGAGGCTTTTCGG GAGTTCATCCTATTCCTCCCCAAGGAGGCAAGCTGGAAATTGCTGGTATGGTTGTAGGTCAGTGGGCTGGGAGTAAACCCTCCCGGGGCCGCGGAGCTTTCGGCATGCAAGTTGTTTCTGTCGGGGGTCCCGGAAAGGG aCGTGGAAGAGATAACAACAATTCTGTTAATAAAgtgacaaaaacaaacaaaaaagtgaacaaacag
- the FAM120C gene encoding constitutive coactivator of PPAR-gamma-like protein 2 isoform X1, whose product MGVQGFQEFLEKRCPGAVVPVDLLKLARTVARQQHRAGLSPGGYPPAPPPPPPPQPPSPAAPPPPPPCRVLVDADSALQRLYGGYQTDWVCGGQWNAMLGYLAALSQACLHQGGLELVAMFNGTLAKERLPEWARRAQGERQTAQLIVSHVGNKGTPPPRAWFLPPACLAHCIRLAMIRFRVKVFQSLEDHHLEVVSFFRENGFHGLIAHDSEYALCNIPSYYSSHALKLSWNGKNLTTNQFLMQEVAKQLGLKMSNFPIFAALLGNHILPDEDLAAFHWSLLGPDHPLASLKVRAHQLVLPPCDVVIKAVSEYVATIKDSSNLDAVGKEIFRHSQSRTEDKIERFKKAVEYYSVATKQRPPPLNPSPYVVAGYGPNQFGVPPLPHNQMGGVHVGKPMFGHHQMPAKLQYHQHHPFPPGPNSGFMFPPHHMGEFSHFHDDNFLKGGPFSGWSLPYDTTASKFHNHLTLKPSPSSGQESSPSSSSDEDHNGAASNHVTDNRQHKTNWEESSGDKLSQNWGHQSGGGESGQNMGHNESQIPSLLSMATRNHMDITTPPLPPVAPEVLRVAEHRHRRGLMYPYIYHVLTKGEIKLPVCIEDECNGDLPPSAILFRPARQYVYGVLFSLAETQRRLERLAMRRRLPVDVPPVIIKEWSAYKGKSPQTPELVSALTFREWTCPNLKKLWLGKAVEDKNRRMRAFLACMKSDTPSMLNPANVPTHLLLMCCVLRYMMQWPGGRILLRHELDAFLAQAVSSQLYEPDQLQELKIEKLDTRGVQLAALFMSGVDTALFANDACGQPVPWEHCCPWIYFDGKLFQSKLIRAGREKVPLIELCDGQAEQAAKVEKMRQSILEGINLNRQPPPPLLPPPPFMPPMMPPFYPVPLYPRAMGSMPPPPPGRNRGFSGVHPIPPQGGKLEIAGMVVGQWAGSKPSRGRGAFGMQVVSVGGPGKGRGRDNNNSVNKVTKTNKKVNKQGSIDSRSPSHVNGTSGTTVAEEESSPQTVACALPRECSEPCSNGSTPHFAGMSGDGGDNCRDEKLGPTALQKEE is encoded by the exons ATGGGGGTGCAGGGCTTCCAGGAGTTCCTGGAGAAGAGATGCCCGGGGGCCGTGGTGCCCGTTGACCTGTTGAAGTTGGCCCGGACGGTGGCCCGGCAGCAGCACCGCGCGGGCCTGTCACCCGGGGGTTACCCGCCGGCTCCGCCGCCCCCTCCCCCACCGCAGCCCCCCTCCCCGGCGGcgcccccaccccctcctccctgccgGGTGCTGGTGGACGCGGACTCGGCTCTCCAGCGCCTCTATGGCGGCTACCAGACAGACTGGGTGTGCGGGGGCCAATGGAACGCCATGCTGGGCTACCTGGCGGCGCTGTCCCAGGCCTGTCTGCACCAGGGCGGCCTGGAGCTGGTGGCCATGTTCAACGGCACGCTGGCCAAGGAGCGGCTCCCCGAGTGGGCCCGGCGGGCACAGGGCGAGCGCCAGACGGCCCAGCTTATTGTCAGCCACGTTGGAAACAAGGGCACCCCGCCCCCCCGGGCCTGGTTCCTGCCGCCCGCCTGCCTGGCGCACTGCATTCGCCTGGCCATGATCCGGTTCAGAGTGAAG GTGTTTCAGAGTTTGGAGGATCATCACCTGGAAGTGGTGTCCTTCTTCCGGGAGAACGGATTTCACGGCCTCATTGCCCACGACTCTGAATACGCTCTGTGTAACATCCCTTCTTACTACAGCTCTCACGCCCTCAAGCTCAGCTGGAATGGGAAGAATCTCACTACCAACCAGTTTCTAATGCAGGAGGTGGCCAAACAGCTGGGCCTCAAGATGAGCAACTTCCCCATCTTCGCTGCCCTTTTGG GTAATCATATTCTTCCGGATGAAGATTTGGCCGCATTTCATTGGAGTTTGCTGGGACCAGATCATCCTCTCGCTTCACTCAAG GTCCGTGCCCACCAGCTTGTCCTGCCACCTTGTGACGTGGTCATAAAAGCCGTCTCCGAGTATGTGGCAACTATCAAAGACTCCTCCAATCTGGACGCTGTGGGGAAAGAGATATTCAGACACTCACAG tcCAGAACAGAAGATAAGATCGAACGCTTTAAAAAAGCCGTGGAATATTATTCAGTCGCCACCAAGCAACGTCCGCCTCCGCTCAATCCTTCTCCTTACGTTG TTGCAGGATATGGGCCCAACCAGTTCGGAGTCCCTCCTTTACCACACAACCAAATGGGAGGAGTACATGTCGGCAAGCCTATG TTCGGACACCACCAGATGCCTGCTAAGCTGCAGTATCATCAGCACCACCCGTTTCCTCCCGGACCCAACTCCGGGTTCATGTTCCCTCCTCACCACATGGGCGAATTTTCTCACTTCCACGACGATAACTTTCTGAAAGGGGGCCCGTTTTCCGGCTGGTCCCTGCCATATGACACGACCGCTTCCAAGTTCCATAATCACCTGACTTTGAAGCCTTCTCCATCGTCGGGCCAGGAATCGTCACCCTCCTCTTCATCTGATGAAGACCATAATGGCGCCGCATCCAA CCATGTGACGGATAACCGTCAGCATAAGACTAACTGGGAGGAATCTTCTGGTGACAAGCTATCCCAAAACTGGGGCCACCAGTCTGGAGGGGGAGAGTCTGGCCAGAACATGGGGCACAACGAATCGCAGATTCCATCATTGCTGTCCATGGCGACAAGGAACCACATGGACATCACCACTCCACCTCTACCTCCGGTGGCACCCGAAGTCTTACGGGTGGCAGAACATAGACATCGCCGTGGACTCATGTACCCATACATTTACCATGTTCTTACCAAG ggtgaGATTAAACTGCCTGTTTGTATAGAGGATGAGTGCAACGGCGACCTTCCTCCTTCCGCCATTCTCTTCCGCCCAGCCCGACAGTATGTATACGGAGTCCTCTTCAGCCTCGCCGAGACCCAGAGGCGTCTGGAGCGACTAGCAATGCGTCGTCGCCTGCCCGTGGAcg TTCCACCAGTGATCATCAAGGAATGGTCCGCCTATAAAGGAAAGTCTCCTCAAACACCAGAGCTGGTGTCCGCATTGACCTTCAGAGAATGGACCTGTCCAAACTTAAAGAAACTATGGCTCGGCAAAGCTGTAGAAGACAAGAACCGCAGAATGAGAGCGTTCCTGGCATGTATGAAGTCGGACACCCCCAGTATGCTGAATCCTGCCAACGTGCCCACTCACCTCCTACTGATGTGCTGCGTACTGCG ATATATGATGCAGTGGCCTGGAGGAAGGATATTACTGAGACACGAGCTGGATGCGTTCTTAGCCCAAGCTGTATCTTCTCAACTATATGAGCCAGACCAACTTCAAGAGCTCAAG ATTGAAAAGCTGGATACCCGCGGAGTGCAACTTGCAGCTCTCTTCATGAGCGGCGTGGACACTGCACTTTTTGCCAACGATGCCTGTGGCCAGCCGGTCCCTTGGGAGCATTGCTGTCCTTGGATTTACTTCGACGGGAAGCTTTTCCAGAGCAAGCTCATCCGAGCGGGCCGTGAGAAAGTCCCATTAATTGAACTGTGTGATGGCCAG GCAGAGCAGGCAGCCAAAGTGGAGAAGATGAGACAGAGCATCTTGGAGGGGATCAATCTTAATCGCCAACCACCTCCGCCACTTCTTCCGCCGCCACCATTCATGCCCCCTATGATGCCACCGTTTTACCCTGTTCCACTGTATCCTAGAGCCATGGGTTCCATGCCCCCGCCACCACCTGGAAGAAACAGAGGCTTTTCGG GAGTTCATCCTATTCCTCCCCAAGGAGGCAAGCTGGAAATTGCTGGTATGGTTGTAGGTCAGTGGGCTGGGAGTAAACCCTCCCGGGGCCGCGGAGCTTTCGGCATGCAAGTTGTTTCTGTCGGGGGTCCCGGAAAGGG aCGTGGAAGAGATAACAACAATTCTGTTAATAAAgtgacaaaaacaaacaaaaaagtgaacaaacag
- the FAM120C gene encoding constitutive coactivator of PPAR-gamma-like protein 2 isoform X3, producing the protein MGVQGFQEFLEKRCPGAVVPVDLLKLARTVARQQHRAGLSPGGYPPAPPPPPPPQPPSPAAPPPPPPCRVLVDADSALQRLYGGYQTDWVCGGQWNAMLGYLAALSQACLHQGGLELVAMFNGTLAKERLPEWARRAQGERQTAQLIVSHVGNKGTPPPRAWFLPPACLAHCIRLAMIRFRVKVFQSLEDHHLEVVSFFRENGFHGLIAHDSEYALCNIPSYYSSHALKLSWNGKNLTTNQFLMQEVAKQLGLKMSNFPIFAALLGNHILPDEDLAAFHWSLLGPDHPLASLKVRAHQLVLPPCDVVIKAVSEYVATIKDSSNLDAVGKEIFRHSQSRTEDKIERFKKAVEYYSVATKQRPPPLNPSPYVVAGYGPNQFGVPPLPHNQMGGVHVGKPMFGHHQMPAKLQYHQHHPFPPGPNSGFMFPPHHMGEFSHFHDDNFLKGGPFSGWSLPYDTTASKFHNHLTLKPSPSSGQESSPSSSSDEDHNGAASNHVTDNRQHKTNWEESSGDKLSQNWGHQSGGGESGQNMGHNESQIPSLLSMATRNHMDITTPPLPPVAPEVLRVAEHRHRRGLMYPYIYHVLTKGEIKLPVCIEDECNGDLPPSAILFRPARQYVYGVLFSLAETQRRLERLAMRRRLPVDVPPVIIKEWSAYKGKSPQTPELVSALTFREWTCPNLKKLWLGKAVEDKNRRMRAFLACMKSDTPSMLNPANVPTHLLLMCCVLRYMMQWPGGRILLRHELDAFLAQAVSSQLYEPDQLQELKIEKLDTRGVQLAALFMSGVDTALFANDACGQPVPWEHCCPWIYFDGKLFQSKLIRAGREKVPLIELCDGQAEQAAKVEKMRQSILEGINLNRQPPPPLLPPPPFMPPMMPPFYPVPLYPRAMGSMPPPPPGRNRGFSGGKLEIAGMVVGQWAGSKPSRGRGAFGMQVVSVGGPGKGRGRDNNNSVNKVTKTNKKVNKQGSIDSRSPSHVNGTSGTTVAEEESSPQTVACALPRECSEPCSNGSTPHFAGMSGDGGDNCRDEKLGPTALQKEE; encoded by the exons ATGGGGGTGCAGGGCTTCCAGGAGTTCCTGGAGAAGAGATGCCCGGGGGCCGTGGTGCCCGTTGACCTGTTGAAGTTGGCCCGGACGGTGGCCCGGCAGCAGCACCGCGCGGGCCTGTCACCCGGGGGTTACCCGCCGGCTCCGCCGCCCCCTCCCCCACCGCAGCCCCCCTCCCCGGCGGcgcccccaccccctcctccctgccgGGTGCTGGTGGACGCGGACTCGGCTCTCCAGCGCCTCTATGGCGGCTACCAGACAGACTGGGTGTGCGGGGGCCAATGGAACGCCATGCTGGGCTACCTGGCGGCGCTGTCCCAGGCCTGTCTGCACCAGGGCGGCCTGGAGCTGGTGGCCATGTTCAACGGCACGCTGGCCAAGGAGCGGCTCCCCGAGTGGGCCCGGCGGGCACAGGGCGAGCGCCAGACGGCCCAGCTTATTGTCAGCCACGTTGGAAACAAGGGCACCCCGCCCCCCCGGGCCTGGTTCCTGCCGCCCGCCTGCCTGGCGCACTGCATTCGCCTGGCCATGATCCGGTTCAGAGTGAAG GTGTTTCAGAGTTTGGAGGATCATCACCTGGAAGTGGTGTCCTTCTTCCGGGAGAACGGATTTCACGGCCTCATTGCCCACGACTCTGAATACGCTCTGTGTAACATCCCTTCTTACTACAGCTCTCACGCCCTCAAGCTCAGCTGGAATGGGAAGAATCTCACTACCAACCAGTTTCTAATGCAGGAGGTGGCCAAACAGCTGGGCCTCAAGATGAGCAACTTCCCCATCTTCGCTGCCCTTTTGG GTAATCATATTCTTCCGGATGAAGATTTGGCCGCATTTCATTGGAGTTTGCTGGGACCAGATCATCCTCTCGCTTCACTCAAG GTCCGTGCCCACCAGCTTGTCCTGCCACCTTGTGACGTGGTCATAAAAGCCGTCTCCGAGTATGTGGCAACTATCAAAGACTCCTCCAATCTGGACGCTGTGGGGAAAGAGATATTCAGACACTCACAG tcCAGAACAGAAGATAAGATCGAACGCTTTAAAAAAGCCGTGGAATATTATTCAGTCGCCACCAAGCAACGTCCGCCTCCGCTCAATCCTTCTCCTTACGTTG TTGCAGGATATGGGCCCAACCAGTTCGGAGTCCCTCCTTTACCACACAACCAAATGGGAGGAGTACATGTCGGCAAGCCTATG TTCGGACACCACCAGATGCCTGCTAAGCTGCAGTATCATCAGCACCACCCGTTTCCTCCCGGACCCAACTCCGGGTTCATGTTCCCTCCTCACCACATGGGCGAATTTTCTCACTTCCACGACGATAACTTTCTGAAAGGGGGCCCGTTTTCCGGCTGGTCCCTGCCATATGACACGACCGCTTCCAAGTTCCATAATCACCTGACTTTGAAGCCTTCTCCATCGTCGGGCCAGGAATCGTCACCCTCCTCTTCATCTGATGAAGACCATAATGGCGCCGCATCCAA CCATGTGACGGATAACCGTCAGCATAAGACTAACTGGGAGGAATCTTCTGGTGACAAGCTATCCCAAAACTGGGGCCACCAGTCTGGAGGGGGAGAGTCTGGCCAGAACATGGGGCACAACGAATCGCAGATTCCATCATTGCTGTCCATGGCGACAAGGAACCACATGGACATCACCACTCCACCTCTACCTCCGGTGGCACCCGAAGTCTTACGGGTGGCAGAACATAGACATCGCCGTGGACTCATGTACCCATACATTTACCATGTTCTTACCAAG ggtgaGATTAAACTGCCTGTTTGTATAGAGGATGAGTGCAACGGCGACCTTCCTCCTTCCGCCATTCTCTTCCGCCCAGCCCGACAGTATGTATACGGAGTCCTCTTCAGCCTCGCCGAGACCCAGAGGCGTCTGGAGCGACTAGCAATGCGTCGTCGCCTGCCCGTGGAcg TTCCACCAGTGATCATCAAGGAATGGTCCGCCTATAAAGGAAAGTCTCCTCAAACACCAGAGCTGGTGTCCGCATTGACCTTCAGAGAATGGACCTGTCCAAACTTAAAGAAACTATGGCTCGGCAAAGCTGTAGAAGACAAGAACCGCAGAATGAGAGCGTTCCTGGCATGTATGAAGTCGGACACCCCCAGTATGCTGAATCCTGCCAACGTGCCCACTCACCTCCTACTGATGTGCTGCGTACTGCG ATATATGATGCAGTGGCCTGGAGGAAGGATATTACTGAGACACGAGCTGGATGCGTTCTTAGCCCAAGCTGTATCTTCTCAACTATATGAGCCAGACCAACTTCAAGAGCTCAAG ATTGAAAAGCTGGATACCCGCGGAGTGCAACTTGCAGCTCTCTTCATGAGCGGCGTGGACACTGCACTTTTTGCCAACGATGCCTGTGGCCAGCCGGTCCCTTGGGAGCATTGCTGTCCTTGGATTTACTTCGACGGGAAGCTTTTCCAGAGCAAGCTCATCCGAGCGGGCCGTGAGAAAGTCCCATTAATTGAACTGTGTGATGGCCAG GCAGAGCAGGCAGCCAAAGTGGAGAAGATGAGACAGAGCATCTTGGAGGGGATCAATCTTAATCGCCAACCACCTCCGCCACTTCTTCCGCCGCCACCATTCATGCCCCCTATGATGCCACCGTTTTACCCTGTTCCACTGTATCCTAGAGCCATGGGTTCCATGCCCCCGCCACCACCTGGAAGAAACAGAGGCTTTTCGG GAGGCAAGCTGGAAATTGCTGGTATGGTTGTAGGTCAGTGGGCTGGGAGTAAACCCTCCCGGGGCCGCGGAGCTTTCGGCATGCAAGTTGTTTCTGTCGGGGGTCCCGGAAAGGG aCGTGGAAGAGATAACAACAATTCTGTTAATAAAgtgacaaaaacaaacaaaaaagtgaacaaacag